From the genome of Vicia villosa cultivar HV-30 ecotype Madison, WI linkage group LG2, Vvil1.0, whole genome shotgun sequence, one region includes:
- the LOC131648413 gene encoding protein JINGUBANG-like isoform X2 codes for MDSPNSTDFAFTSSTTVHNNKNTNITRSHSTKETPFSKLSCPTFSRSLQNSPISSPHHHYFPTKLSDSDSPQTTYHCASSVLRNDGQITSIALSSTGLLYTGSDSNVVRVWKLPEFTECGQLKTKASKVVAIEVSNDTVYAAYGDGRIRVWTIIWDNSTKVLKHVRSATIPKTLGYVRSYIAGKDKTTKHKRLITSMAVNSAEDILYTASLDKTVKVWRISDLKCIETIKAHAEPINAIIVSDDGVLYTASDDATVRVWRRNFCSHDQPHSLTVTLHAKYSPVKALTLTNDGGVLYGGCTDGYIHYWLKGWFAGQLQYSGSIQGHTHAVLCLSSVGKYVVSGSADSTSRVWSREEDGQHVCLAVLVGHRGPIRCVTAFLGGCFVDDDDNEDCCIVCTGSLDGVLKLWRVTHTKNFNLFVPSLEQVFS; via the exons atggaCTCTCCCAACTCAACTGATTTTGCTTTCACATCTTCAACCACAGTTCATAACAACAAGAACACTAACATCACAAGAAGCCATTCTACAAAAGAAACACCTTTCTCAAAACTCTCATGCCCGACATTCTCTCGCAGCCTTCAAAACTCTCCCATTTCATCTCCTCATCATCACTATTTTCCCACTAAGCTCTCCGATTCCGACTCTCCACAAACAACCTACCATTGTGCTTCATCTGTCCTAAGAAACGATGGACAAATCACGTCGATAGCTTTATCATCAACCGGTTTACTCTACACAGGTTCTGATTCCAATGTTGTAAGGGTATGGAAGCTACCAGAGTTCACTGAATGTGGACAGTTGAAGACTAAAGCTTCAAAAGTTGTCGCGATCGAGGTTTCCAATGACACTGTTTATGCAGCTTATGGCGATGGCAGGATTCGAGTATGGACAATAATTTGGGATAATAGTACTAAGGTTTTGAAACATGTTCGGTCTGCTACTATTCCTAAGACACTCGGCTATGTTCGTAGCTACATTGCAGGGAAAGACAAGACA ACGAAGCACAAGAGACTAATAACATCCATGGCAGTAAACTCGGCTGAGGACATTCTATACACTGCATCTCTCGATAAAACAGTAAAAGTATGGCGAATCTCAGACCTGAAATGCATAGAGACAATCAAAGCACACGCCGAACCGATCAATGCGATAATTGTATCCGACGATGGAGTTCTTTATACTGCCTCGGACGATGCCACAGTTCGAGTTTGGCGTAGAAACTTCTGCAGCCATGATCAACCTCATTCTTTAACAGTAACACTTCATGCAAAATACTCACCTGTGAAAGCCTTAACACTAACCAACGACGGAGGAGTTTTATATGGCGGATGCACCGACGGCTACATACATTATTGGCTAAAGGGTTGGTTTGCAGGACAGTTGCAGTACAGCGGATCGATTCAAGGACACACACATGCTGTATTGTGTTTATCTAGTGTTGGAAAATATGTAGTCAGTGGCTCGGCCGATTCGACTAGCAGGGTTTGGAGTCGAGAAGAAGATGGACAACATGTTTGTTTAGCTGTTTTGGTTGGTCATAGAGGACCAATTAGGTGTGTGACAGCTTTTTTAGGAGGATgttttgttgatgatgatgataatgaagatTGTTGCATTGTTTGTACTGGAAGCCTTGATGGTGTCTTGAAGCTTTGGCGTGTTACTCATACTAAGAATTTCAATTTGTTTGTCCCATCATTGGAACAAGTATTTTCATAA
- the LOC131648413 gene encoding protein JINGUBANG-like isoform X1 has protein sequence MDSPNSTDFAFTSSTTVHNNKNTNITRSHSTKETPFSKLSCPTFSRSLQNSPISSPHHHYFPTKLSDSDSPQTTYHCASSVLRNDGQITSIALSSTGLLYTGSDSNVVRVWKLPEFTECGQLKTKASKVVAIEVSNDTVYAAYGDGRIRVWTIIWDNSTKVLKHVRSATIPKTLGYVRSYIAGKDKTQTKHKRLITSMAVNSAEDILYTASLDKTVKVWRISDLKCIETIKAHAEPINAIIVSDDGVLYTASDDATVRVWRRNFCSHDQPHSLTVTLHAKYSPVKALTLTNDGGVLYGGCTDGYIHYWLKGWFAGQLQYSGSIQGHTHAVLCLSSVGKYVVSGSADSTSRVWSREEDGQHVCLAVLVGHRGPIRCVTAFLGGCFVDDDDNEDCCIVCTGSLDGVLKLWRVTHTKNFNLFVPSLEQVFS, from the exons atggaCTCTCCCAACTCAACTGATTTTGCTTTCACATCTTCAACCACAGTTCATAACAACAAGAACACTAACATCACAAGAAGCCATTCTACAAAAGAAACACCTTTCTCAAAACTCTCATGCCCGACATTCTCTCGCAGCCTTCAAAACTCTCCCATTTCATCTCCTCATCATCACTATTTTCCCACTAAGCTCTCCGATTCCGACTCTCCACAAACAACCTACCATTGTGCTTCATCTGTCCTAAGAAACGATGGACAAATCACGTCGATAGCTTTATCATCAACCGGTTTACTCTACACAGGTTCTGATTCCAATGTTGTAAGGGTATGGAAGCTACCAGAGTTCACTGAATGTGGACAGTTGAAGACTAAAGCTTCAAAAGTTGTCGCGATCGAGGTTTCCAATGACACTGTTTATGCAGCTTATGGCGATGGCAGGATTCGAGTATGGACAATAATTTGGGATAATAGTACTAAGGTTTTGAAACATGTTCGGTCTGCTACTATTCCTAAGACACTCGGCTATGTTCGTAGCTACATTGCAGGGAAAGACAAGACA CAGACGAAGCACAAGAGACTAATAACATCCATGGCAGTAAACTCGGCTGAGGACATTCTATACACTGCATCTCTCGATAAAACAGTAAAAGTATGGCGAATCTCAGACCTGAAATGCATAGAGACAATCAAAGCACACGCCGAACCGATCAATGCGATAATTGTATCCGACGATGGAGTTCTTTATACTGCCTCGGACGATGCCACAGTTCGAGTTTGGCGTAGAAACTTCTGCAGCCATGATCAACCTCATTCTTTAACAGTAACACTTCATGCAAAATACTCACCTGTGAAAGCCTTAACACTAACCAACGACGGAGGAGTTTTATATGGCGGATGCACCGACGGCTACATACATTATTGGCTAAAGGGTTGGTTTGCAGGACAGTTGCAGTACAGCGGATCGATTCAAGGACACACACATGCTGTATTGTGTTTATCTAGTGTTGGAAAATATGTAGTCAGTGGCTCGGCCGATTCGACTAGCAGGGTTTGGAGTCGAGAAGAAGATGGACAACATGTTTGTTTAGCTGTTTTGGTTGGTCATAGAGGACCAATTAGGTGTGTGACAGCTTTTTTAGGAGGATgttttgttgatgatgatgataatgaagatTGTTGCATTGTTTGTACTGGAAGCCTTGATGGTGTCTTGAAGCTTTGGCGTGTTACTCATACTAAGAATTTCAATTTGTTTGTCCCATCATTGGAACAAGTATTTTCATAA